The following are from one region of the Candidatus Nezhaarchaeales archaeon genome:
- a CDS encoding radical SAM protein → MGFRVGKPYALRLEASPLPELYYCTVDVEACINCLACSYVIICPSPKSCVGCLACYHGCPGMARRLMVDRGLRRAVNIVVNGVTHRVPERITVKKALELLGYTFSIYPEKGCLQAPCGTGGCYACSLLVDGELKRACITPIREGMSIETEVPVDVEPLRIVHGPQPHPVGGKATPWWLKSRGRYIEVAIWTAGCNLRCPQCQNWETTYDGRTPPLTPREAALMVSEARRRYNVDRMAVSGGEPTLNRRWLINYFKQLKKLNPDEKARLHLDSNGTLLSKDYVDELVNEGGVTDIGLEPKAVRVETFKRITGIADTDLAQRLLNTSWEAVKYVVDNYAGRVFLGVGLPYNPAFVSMEEVYMFGVKLASINPEVQLCVLDYFPAFRRRDITRPSPLEMLKVKRVLEGTGLKFVVVQTAIGHIGPERRAT, encoded by the coding sequence GTGGGGTTTAGAGTAGGGAAGCCGTACGCGTTAAGATTGGAGGCTTCACCGTTGCCCGAGCTTTACTATTGTACCGTTGACGTGGAGGCCTGTATTAACTGCTTAGCCTGTAGCTACGTAATAATCTGTCCAAGCCCTAAAAGCTGCGTAGGCTGCTTAGCGTGCTACCATGGATGCCCCGGTATGGCCCGTAGGCTAATGGTTGACCGCGGATTAAGGAGGGCCGTGAACATAGTAGTGAACGGCGTTACGCACAGAGTTCCTGAGCGTATAACCGTGAAGAAGGCTTTAGAGCTCTTAGGCTATACGTTCTCCATCTACCCGGAGAAGGGTTGCCTCCAAGCCCCTTGCGGTACTGGTGGTTGCTACGCTTGCAGCTTACTCGTTGATGGGGAGCTTAAACGTGCATGTATAACCCCGATCCGTGAAGGTATGAGTATAGAAACCGAGGTCCCGGTAGACGTCGAGCCCTTAAGGATCGTTCATGGGCCCCAACCCCACCCCGTTGGCGGTAAGGCTACGCCTTGGTGGCTTAAATCGCGTGGACGCTACATAGAGGTAGCGATCTGGACGGCTGGCTGCAACCTTAGATGCCCTCAATGCCAAAACTGGGAAACAACCTACGATGGGAGGACGCCGCCCTTAACCCCTAGAGAGGCTGCTTTAATGGTATCGGAGGCTAGGCGTAGGTATAACGTTGATAGGATGGCGGTCTCGGGGGGTGAGCCTACCCTTAATAGGCGTTGGTTGATCAACTACTTTAAGCAATTGAAGAAGCTAAACCCCGATGAGAAGGCTAGGCTACATCTAGATAGTAATGGAACCCTCCTTAGTAAGGACTACGTGGATGAGCTCGTCAATGAAGGAGGGGTTACCGATATAGGTTTAGAGCCTAAAGCTGTACGGGTTGAAACCTTCAAGAGGATAACGGGTATAGCCGATACTGATCTAGCTCAAAGGTTGTTAAATACTTCTTGGGAGGCGGTTAAATACGTCGTTGATAACTACGCTGGGAGGGTGTTTTTAGGTGTCGGTCTACCTTATAACCCCGCCTTCGTAAGCATGGAGGAAGTATACATGTTCGGCGTTAAACTGGCCTCCATAAACCCGGAGGTCCAACTATGCGTCTTAGACTACTTCCCAGCCTTTAGGCGTAGGGATATAACGAGGCCAAGCCCCTTGGAGATGCTTAAGGTGAAGCGGGTCCTTGAAGGTACCGGCCTCAAGTTCGTAGTGGTTCAAACGGCGATAGGCCATATAGGTCCGGAGAGGCGAGCTACGTAA
- the purQ gene encoding phosphoribosylformylglycinamidine synthase subunit PurQ, producing the protein MKREEIKVCILRVGGTNCDRETKIAFEDLGVQAYVLHMNELVKTGKLDDYQILVFPGGFSYGDYVRAGAIWGKKVKAKLGLSLKRFSDEAKPILGICNGFQVLIEAGFLPGFKGVSEESEASLAVNASARYECRWVYLRYEGRGRCVFTSKLSSGSVLRMPVAHSEGRFLLHRRLKDEYLKLLEENDQVVFRYCDEDGKPAEGRYPYNPNGSLSDIAAICNPEGNVLGLMPHPERAYYGWQLPDWTDGGKPPRYGDGWFIFASVVEYVEKRF; encoded by the coding sequence ATGAAGCGCGAAGAGATAAAGGTATGCATACTACGCGTAGGAGGGACTAATTGTGATCGGGAGACGAAGATAGCCTTTGAGGATTTGGGTGTTCAAGCGTACGTGTTACATATGAATGAGCTCGTTAAAACGGGTAAACTGGACGACTACCAGATCCTAGTCTTTCCGGGTGGTTTCTCCTACGGCGATTACGTTAGGGCTGGCGCTATATGGGGTAAGAAGGTTAAGGCTAAGCTAGGGTTAAGCCTTAAAAGGTTTAGCGATGAGGCGAAGCCGATCCTAGGCATATGTAACGGCTTCCAAGTACTTATCGAAGCGGGCTTCCTACCCGGTTTTAAGGGGGTATCCGAGGAGTCTGAAGCCTCCTTAGCCGTTAACGCTTCAGCTCGGTATGAGTGCCGTTGGGTCTACTTAAGATATGAAGGTAGGGGTAGATGCGTCTTCACGTCGAAGCTAAGCTCAGGCTCCGTGCTTAGAATGCCCGTAGCGCATAGTGAAGGCAGGTTCCTACTACATAGAAGGCTTAAGGATGAGTATTTAAAACTTCTCGAAGAGAACGATCAAGTGGTGTTTAGGTATTGTGATGAGGATGGTAAACCGGCTGAAGGCAGGTACCCCTATAACCCTAACGGTAGCCTAAGCGATATAGCCGCTATCTGTAACCCGGAGGGGAACGTACTCGGCCTAATGCCACATCCTGAACGCGCCTATTACGGTTGGCAACTACCGGATTGGACCGACGGCGGGAAGCCTCCAAGGTATGGTGACGGATGGTTCATATTCGCCTCGGTAGTCGAATACGTAGAGAAGAGGTTTTAA